In Polyangia bacterium, a single genomic region encodes these proteins:
- a CDS encoding RNA polymerase sigma factor, translating into MIARCQQGDHGAWRQLYERYAPMVHRFISALGVVPSEREDACQDVFLAVYRSLPRFRGDAQLSTWIYKIAARGTARLIQRHRLQRLLSTLMLREPLPPPASDQSERTERLEILDTLLERVDPKKRLVLILFELEGLPIEEVARVVGCPENTAWSRLHHARAQLLKAAKRRRL; encoded by the coding sequence ACGAACGATACGCCCCCATGGTGCACCGGTTCATCAGCGCGCTGGGCGTGGTTCCGAGCGAGCGCGAGGACGCTTGCCAGGACGTGTTCTTGGCCGTCTATCGCAGCCTGCCGCGTTTTCGCGGCGATGCTCAACTGTCGACGTGGATCTACAAGATCGCCGCGCGCGGAACGGCGCGCTTGATCCAGCGCCATCGGCTGCAGCGGTTGCTGTCGACGCTGATGCTGCGCGAGCCGTTGCCGCCGCCCGCCTCCGACCAGTCCGAACGCACGGAGCGTCTTGAGATCTTGGACACCTTGCTTGAACGGGTCGATCCCAAGAAACGCCTGGTGCTGATCCTGTTCGAGCTGGAAGGCCTACCCATTGAAGAGGTGGCTCGGGTGGTGGGCTGCCCGGAGAACACCGCCTGGTCGCGCCTGCATCACGCGCGTGCCCAGCTGCTGAAGGCAGCGAAGCGGAGGCGACTGTGA